Proteins encoded in a region of the Mycolicibacterium neoaurum genome:
- a CDS encoding DUF1707 SHOCT-like domain-containing protein produces the protein MSTSAAEPGSTRAGDAERAQAAQLLTDAAAQGRLTVDEYEQRLAKAYAATTRGELARLSSDLPDFATTSQCGPRRPAPSTLLLAILSGFERRGRWNVPKRLTSFALFGGGVIDLRYADFTSPDVDIHTISIFGGQTILVPPEVNVAVRGHAVMGSFDHVGEPGTPGAPRVTIRGFSLWGSVGVKRKKRKNS, from the coding sequence ATGAGCACCTCAGCCGCCGAACCCGGCTCGACCCGAGCCGGTGATGCCGAGCGCGCGCAGGCTGCCCAGCTCCTCACCGACGCCGCCGCCCAGGGCCGGCTCACTGTCGACGAGTACGAGCAGCGACTGGCCAAGGCCTATGCGGCCACCACCCGCGGTGAACTCGCCCGACTCTCGTCCGATCTGCCGGACTTTGCGACGACCTCACAGTGCGGACCGCGCCGGCCTGCACCATCGACCCTGCTCCTGGCGATCTTGAGCGGGTTCGAGCGGCGCGGTCGCTGGAACGTCCCGAAGCGTCTGACATCCTTCGCACTGTTCGGTGGCGGCGTCATCGATCTGCGTTATGCCGATTTCACCTCCCCCGATGTGGACATCCACACGATCTCCATCTTCGGCGGTCAGACGATCCTGGTGCCGCCGGAAGTCAACGTCGCGGTCCGAGGACACGCTGTGATGGGGTCGTTCGACCATGTCGGCGAGCCGGGAACGCCCGGCGCCCCGCGGGTGACCATCCGCGGGTTCTCGCTGTGGGGCAGCGTCGGCGTCAAGCGCAAGAAACGTAAGAACAGCTGA
- a CDS encoding DUF6350 family protein, translated as MDNRSVGTRQARDLLRVAFGPSVAALGIIAAITLLQLLIANSDMTGAFGAIASMWLGVHQVPVSIGGRELGVMPLLPVLLMVWATARTTAAASARSSWFVIRWVAASALGGPLLIAAIALAVIHDASSVITQLQTPDATRAFAGVFLVHLFGVLVGVGMTGRLAGLPWLPRWLPEALRAAATGVLALLGLCGVVAVGSIVVHWGTMHDLFGITDSMFGQLSLALLSVLYIPNVLVGTAAVAVGSSAHIGLATFSSFTVLGGDIPAVPVLAALPTPPLGPVWVALLIVAAVAAVALGQQCARRPAPWPIALAKLGVAAAAAALTMALLGYAGGGRLGNFGDVGVDQTTFGPAVFLWFTVIGGLTVVMAGGLTRRPKPVKPVPAPEPDPVDEDAITEVIVDGEWRSEHPDDVIDAEVIIDAEIDDSAVRDFAVHDDKVLGDPDYLDAEIVEAPAPGDDDPLLDPEEHFMVDGDIPDVVAEKRREQDD; from the coding sequence GTGGACAACCGATCGGTCGGCACCCGGCAGGCCCGTGACCTGCTGCGGGTGGCGTTCGGGCCGTCGGTTGCCGCGCTGGGCATCATCGCCGCGATCACGCTGCTGCAGCTGTTGATTGCCAACAGCGATATGACCGGCGCGTTCGGCGCCATCGCCAGCATGTGGCTCGGTGTGCACCAGGTCCCGGTGTCGATCGGCGGCCGGGAGCTCGGCGTGATGCCGCTGCTGCCGGTCCTGCTGATGGTGTGGGCCACCGCGCGCACCACCGCGGCCGCCTCGGCGCGATCGTCGTGGTTCGTCATCCGCTGGGTGGCGGCCTCGGCGCTCGGCGGACCGCTGCTCATCGCGGCGATCGCGCTGGCCGTGATCCACGACGCATCCTCGGTCATCACCCAGCTGCAGACGCCCGACGCGACGCGTGCCTTCGCCGGCGTCTTCCTGGTGCACCTCTTCGGTGTGCTGGTCGGCGTCGGAATGACCGGACGCCTGGCCGGCCTGCCGTGGCTACCGCGCTGGCTGCCCGAGGCGCTGCGCGCCGCGGCCACCGGTGTGCTCGCCCTGCTCGGACTGTGCGGTGTGGTGGCCGTCGGCTCGATCGTCGTGCACTGGGGAACCATGCACGACCTCTTCGGGATCACCGACTCGATGTTCGGTCAGCTGAGCCTCGCCCTGCTTTCAGTGCTGTACATCCCGAACGTGCTGGTGGGCACGGCGGCCGTGGCCGTCGGTTCCAGCGCCCACATCGGGCTGGCGACATTCAGCTCGTTCACCGTGCTGGGTGGTGACATCCCGGCGGTACCGGTGCTGGCAGCGTTGCCGACGCCACCGCTCGGCCCGGTCTGGGTGGCGCTGCTGATCGTGGCGGCCGTGGCGGCCGTCGCGTTGGGGCAGCAGTGCGCCCGCCGCCCCGCACCATGGCCGATCGCGCTGGCCAAGCTCGGCGTCGCCGCGGCGGCCGCAGCGCTGACCATGGCACTGCTCGGTTATGCCGGCGGCGGTCGGCTGGGCAACTTCGGTGACGTCGGGGTAGACCAGACCACCTTCGGTCCGGCTGTATTCCTGTGGTTCACCGTGATCGGCGGGCTGACCGTGGTCATGGCAGGCGGCCTGACACGGCGACCCAAGCCGGTGAAACCCGTTCCCGCTCCCGAACCAGACCCCGTCGACGAGGACGCGATCACCGAGGTCATCGTCGACGGCGAATGGCGTTCCGAGCATCCCGACGATGTCATCGACGCCGAGGTGATCATCGATGCCGAGATCGATGACTCCGCGGTCCGTGACTTCGCGGTCCATGACGACAAGGTGCTCGGCGACCCCGACTATCTCGACGCCGAGATCGTCGAGGCACCGGCCCCCGGTGACGACGACCCGCTGCTGGATCCCGAGGAACACTTCATGGTCGACGGTGACATTCCCGACGTGGTCGCCGAAAAGCGACGCGAGCAGGACGACTAG
- the purH gene encoding bifunctional phosphoribosylaminoimidazolecarboxamide formyltransferase/IMP cyclohydrolase, which translates to MSERKPIRRALISVYDKTGLADLARGLHAAGVSIVSTGSTAKTIADAGVPVTPVEDVTGFPEVLDGRVKTLHPKVHAGLLADLRKPEHESALTELGIAPFELVVVNLYPFSETVASGAAPDECVEQIDIGGPSMVRAAAKNHPSVAVVVDPLGYDGVLAAVRDGGFTLAERKKLAALAFQHTAEYDVAVASWMVSVLAPEDDASALPRWVGSTSRRTAVLRYGENPHQRAALYRDASAWPGLAQAEQLHGKEMSYNNYTDADAAWRAAFDHEQTCVAIIKHANPCGIAVSTTSVADAHAKAHACDPLSAFGGVIATNTTVSVEMAETVADIFTEVIVAPAYEPGAVEVLSKKKNIRILVAGEPEGTATELRPISGGLLVQQRDALDAEGDDPNNWTLATGEAADPQTLADLVFAWRAGRAVKSNAIVIAKDGATVGVGMGQVNRVDAARLAVERAGERTQGAVASSDAFFPFPDGLQTLIDAGVKAVVHPGGSVRDDEVTAAATAAGITLYLTGARHFAH; encoded by the coding sequence ATGAGCGAACGTAAGCCGATTCGGCGGGCGTTGATCAGTGTGTACGACAAGACCGGTCTGGCCGATCTCGCCCGTGGGCTGCACGCCGCGGGGGTGAGCATTGTCTCGACCGGGTCGACCGCGAAAACCATTGCCGACGCCGGTGTTCCGGTGACCCCGGTCGAGGATGTCACCGGCTTCCCCGAGGTGCTCGACGGCCGGGTCAAGACACTGCACCCCAAGGTGCACGCCGGTCTGCTGGCCGACCTGCGCAAGCCCGAACACGAGAGCGCGCTGACCGAGCTGGGGATCGCCCCGTTCGAGCTCGTCGTGGTGAACCTGTATCCGTTCAGCGAGACGGTGGCCTCCGGCGCCGCGCCCGACGAGTGCGTCGAGCAGATCGACATCGGCGGCCCGTCGATGGTGCGCGCCGCGGCCAAGAACCACCCGAGCGTGGCCGTCGTGGTAGACCCGCTCGGCTATGACGGTGTGCTGGCCGCCGTGCGCGATGGCGGCTTCACCTTGGCCGAGCGGAAGAAGCTGGCCGCGTTGGCCTTCCAGCACACCGCCGAGTACGACGTCGCGGTGGCGAGCTGGATGGTCTCGGTGCTGGCCCCCGAAGACGATGCGTCGGCCCTGCCGCGTTGGGTCGGGTCCACCTCGCGGCGCACCGCAGTGCTGCGTTACGGCGAGAACCCGCATCAGCGCGCGGCCCTCTACCGGGACGCCTCGGCCTGGCCGGGCCTGGCCCAGGCCGAGCAGCTGCACGGCAAGGAGATGTCCTACAACAACTACACCGATGCCGATGCGGCATGGCGCGCGGCGTTCGACCATGAGCAGACCTGTGTGGCGATCATCAAGCACGCCAACCCCTGTGGCATCGCGGTGTCGACGACGTCGGTCGCCGATGCGCATGCCAAGGCGCATGCCTGCGATCCGCTCTCGGCGTTCGGCGGGGTGATCGCCACCAATACCACCGTCAGCGTGGAGATGGCCGAAACGGTGGCCGATATCTTCACCGAGGTGATCGTCGCGCCGGCGTATGAGCCCGGCGCGGTCGAGGTGCTGTCCAAGAAGAAGAACATCCGCATCCTGGTCGCCGGTGAACCCGAGGGCACCGCCACCGAGTTGCGCCCGATCAGTGGTGGCCTGCTGGTCCAGCAGCGTGATGCCCTCGATGCCGAGGGTGACGATCCGAACAACTGGACGCTGGCCACCGGCGAGGCGGCCGATCCGCAGACACTGGCCGATCTGGTCTTCGCCTGGCGGGCCGGCCGGGCAGTCAAATCCAATGCGATCGTGATCGCCAAGGACGGCGCCACCGTCGGGGTCGGCATGGGGCAGGTCAACCGGGTGGACGCCGCCCGGCTGGCCGTCGAGCGGGCGGGGGAGCGCACCCAGGGCGCGGTGGCCTCCTCCGATGCGTTCTTCCCGTTCCCTGATGGGCTGCAGACTCTGATCGATGCCGGGGTGAAAGCTGTTGTGCACCCGGGTGGTTCGGTGCGTGATGACGAGGTGACCGCCGCCGCCACAGCCGCCGGGATCACGCTGTACCTGACCGGGGCCCGGCACTTCGCCCACTAG
- a CDS encoding VWA domain-containing protein codes for MAKHNSRYSRYTGGPDPLAPPVDLREALDQIGEDVMSGASPRRALQELMRRGTASMPGADKLAAEAHRRRRELLQRNNLDGTLAEVKKLLDEAVLAERKELARALDDDARFGEMQMEALSPSPAKAVQELADYDWRSAEARQKYDQIQDLLGREMLDQRFAGMKDALQNATDEDRAAINKMLDDLNDLLEKHARGEDTDEDFEKFMAEHGQHFPENPRNVDELMDSLAKRSAAAQRFRNSLSESQRAELDALAQQAFGSPSLMNALSRLDANLQAARPGEDWNGSQEFRGEDPLGMGQGAQALADIAELEQLAEQLSQGYAGATMEDVDLDMLARQLGDEAAVNARTLADLERALTEQGFLDRGSDGQFRLSPKAMRQLGQTALRDVAQRLSGRHGERETRRAGAAGELTGATRPWAFGDTEPWNVTRTITNAVLRQAGTGTIDGPVRIGVEDVEISETETRTQSAVALLVDTSFSMVMENRWLPMKRTALALNHLVSTRFRSDALEIIAFGRHARTVSAAELTALEGVRDQGTNLHHALALAARHLRRHPNAQPVVLVVTDGEPTAHLEDFGDGAEAFFYYPPHPRTIGLTVKGFDDLAALGAQLTIFRLGSDPGLARFIDQVARRVGGRVVVPDLDGLGAAVVGDYLRARRR; via the coding sequence ATGGCTAAACACAATTCGCGGTATTCGCGCTATACCGGCGGGCCGGACCCGTTGGCGCCGCCGGTCGATCTTCGTGAGGCGCTGGATCAGATCGGTGAGGACGTGATGTCCGGCGCGTCCCCGCGGAGGGCCTTGCAGGAGCTGATGCGACGCGGTACCGCCTCGATGCCGGGCGCGGACAAGCTGGCCGCCGAGGCCCACCGTAGGCGCCGGGAACTCTTACAGCGCAACAACCTCGACGGCACCCTCGCCGAGGTCAAGAAGTTGCTCGACGAGGCCGTGCTGGCCGAGCGCAAGGAACTGGCCCGGGCGCTGGACGACGACGCCCGATTCGGTGAGATGCAGATGGAGGCGCTGTCGCCGTCACCGGCCAAGGCCGTCCAGGAGCTCGCCGATTACGACTGGCGCTCGGCCGAAGCCCGGCAGAAGTACGACCAGATCCAGGATCTGCTCGGCCGCGAGATGCTCGACCAGCGGTTCGCCGGGATGAAGGACGCACTGCAGAACGCCACCGACGAAGACCGCGCCGCCATCAACAAGATGCTCGACGACCTCAACGACCTCCTGGAAAAGCACGCCAGGGGAGAGGACACCGACGAGGATTTCGAGAAGTTCATGGCCGAACACGGCCAACACTTCCCGGAGAACCCGCGCAATGTCGACGAGCTGATGGATTCGTTGGCCAAGCGCTCCGCGGCCGCCCAACGGTTCCGCAACAGCCTGTCCGAATCCCAGCGCGCGGAGTTGGATGCGTTGGCCCAACAGGCCTTCGGTTCCCCGTCGCTGATGAATGCGCTGAGCCGGCTGGACGCCAACCTGCAGGCCGCCCGTCCCGGTGAGGACTGGAACGGTTCGCAGGAGTTCCGTGGCGAGGATCCGCTGGGCATGGGCCAGGGCGCGCAGGCACTCGCCGATATCGCCGAGCTGGAACAGCTGGCCGAACAACTCTCGCAGGGCTACGCCGGAGCCACCATGGAGGACGTCGACCTGGACATGCTGGCCCGCCAGCTCGGCGACGAGGCCGCCGTCAACGCGCGCACACTGGCCGATCTGGAACGAGCACTCACTGAACAGGGGTTCCTGGACCGCGGGTCCGATGGCCAGTTCCGGCTGTCGCCGAAAGCGATGCGCCAGCTCGGGCAGACCGCGCTGCGCGATGTCGCCCAGCGGTTGTCCGGTCGGCATGGCGAGCGGGAGACCCGCCGCGCCGGTGCAGCCGGTGAGCTGACCGGTGCGACCCGGCCGTGGGCGTTCGGGGACACCGAGCCGTGGAACGTCACCCGCACGATCACCAATGCCGTCCTCAGACAAGCCGGTACCGGCACCATCGACGGGCCGGTGCGGATCGGCGTCGAGGATGTCGAGATCTCCGAGACCGAGACCCGCACCCAGTCGGCCGTCGCGCTGCTGGTGGACACCAGCTTCTCGATGGTCATGGAGAACCGGTGGTTGCCGATGAAGCGCACCGCGCTGGCGCTCAACCATCTGGTGAGCACCCGGTTCCGCTCCGATGCGCTGGAGATCATCGCGTTCGGGCGGCATGCGCGCACCGTCAGTGCGGCCGAGCTGACGGCATTGGAAGGGGTGCGGGACCAGGGCACCAACCTGCACCATGCGCTGGCCTTGGCGGCGCGGCATCTGCGCAGGCATCCCAACGCCCAGCCGGTCGTGCTGGTGGTCACCGACGGTGAGCCGACCGCCCACTTGGAGGATTTCGGCGACGGTGCCGAAGCGTTCTTCTACTACCCGCCGCATCCGCGCACGATCGGACTGACCGTGAAGGGTTTCGACGACCTTGCCGCTCTCGGCGCGCAGTTGACGATCTTCCGGCTGGGCAGCGATCCGGGACTGGCCCGGTTCATCGACCAGGTCGCCCGCCGGGTCGGTGGGCGCGTCGTGGTGCCCGATCTCGACGGGCTCGGCGCGGCAGTGGTCGGCGACTATCTGCGCGCTCGGCGCCGTTGA
- a CDS encoding DUF5336 domain-containing protein: MTYPPGSPGYSPAQQGNQYIAPTQQFGKVGEPEQTGPSKLPAYLSAAVAVFGLGTYVFNFGPLLTISNSDFPQFGSASGSTPGLGLAVAASVLAALLAAIGLLPKQKTRAGLVAVVATLSFLLVLSEVINAPTGLSIGWGLYLIIATTLFQAGAAIAALLFDAEVLTPPAPKPRYEQPYGQYGQPPYGYGQPQQYGQPQQRPGYPTPYGSYPGGPSTGGFSGAGSAGSYSDANTDSHAAGGHSGPPTPPTGFPAFGQPQQQGSSAPTTAVPTQSPTPPTQSESTPQSGPPSS; encoded by the coding sequence ATGACCTACCCACCCGGTAGCCCCGGATATTCGCCTGCACAGCAGGGCAACCAGTACATCGCGCCGACGCAGCAGTTCGGCAAGGTAGGGGAGCCCGAGCAGACCGGACCCAGCAAGCTGCCCGCGTACCTGAGCGCGGCGGTGGCGGTGTTCGGTCTGGGCACCTACGTCTTCAACTTCGGACCGCTGCTGACCATCAGCAACTCCGATTTCCCGCAGTTCGGCAGTGCCAGCGGCAGCACCCCGGGCCTCGGCCTCGCCGTCGCGGCGTCGGTGCTGGCCGCTCTGCTGGCCGCCATCGGCCTGCTGCCCAAGCAGAAGACACGGGCGGGCCTGGTGGCCGTGGTAGCCACGCTGTCCTTCTTGCTGGTGCTCTCCGAGGTCATCAACGCCCCGACCGGTCTGTCGATCGGCTGGGGGCTGTACCTGATCATCGCCACCACGCTGTTCCAGGCCGGTGCGGCGATCGCGGCACTGCTGTTCGACGCCGAGGTGCTCACCCCGCCGGCGCCCAAGCCGCGCTATGAGCAGCCCTATGGCCAGTACGGTCAGCCTCCCTACGGTTACGGGCAGCCCCAGCAGTACGGCCAGCCCCAGCAGCGTCCGGGCTATCCGACGCCGTACGGCTCCTACCCCGGCGGCCCGTCCACCGGCGGTTTCTCCGGTGCCGGATCGGCCGGTTCCTACAGCGACGCCAACACCGACTCGCACGCCGCGGGTGGGCACTCCGGACCGCCCACCCCGCCTACCGGTTTCCCGGCCTTCGGACAGCCGCAGCAGCAGGGATCGTCAGCGCCGACCACCGCGGTGCCGACCCAATCGCCGACACCGCCCACGCAGTCCGAGTCCACGCCGCAATCCGGGCCGCCGTCGTCGTAG
- a CDS encoding alpha/beta hydrolase, whose protein sequence is MNLLEWHDRPMTTHFGPASWQSRVLGVLTALTLRPVLGLSTLIGLLVNRLWPAGLQRAHLDVIDRPMRVISALPGTTVTRESLPHCPAEWVSAPGAGTSTDLIIYFHGSALVTLGLNSHRRFVSKLSAATGAKVLNVGYRLAPQAAIEEAVEDGVDAYRRALDLGFAPNRIVLAGDSAGGLIAADTALAVRDAGLPVPAGQILLSALTSADMDLKYQALKQHRDVLFPFMTVKFIYDVFATVNGTRPVPIMPAEANAKGLGPFLLQIGTNEMLRNDTFVLADQLKAAGVPVWVQVWDKAMHMFQLTFDVNPDARRAIDEIASFVEHVTTEASKAA, encoded by the coding sequence GTGAACTTGCTCGAATGGCATGACCGGCCGATGACGACGCACTTCGGGCCCGCGTCCTGGCAGTCGCGGGTGCTGGGTGTGCTCACCGCGCTGACCCTTCGCCCCGTGCTCGGGTTGTCCACCCTGATCGGCCTGCTGGTCAATCGACTCTGGCCCGCGGGCCTGCAGCGGGCGCATCTGGACGTCATCGACCGGCCGATGCGGGTGATCTCCGCCCTGCCCGGAACCACGGTCACCCGCGAATCGCTGCCGCACTGTCCGGCCGAATGGGTGAGCGCTCCCGGCGCCGGCACGTCCACCGACCTGATCATCTACTTCCACGGTTCGGCGCTGGTCACCCTCGGGCTGAACTCACATCGCCGGTTCGTCTCAAAGTTGTCGGCAGCCACCGGTGCCAAGGTGCTCAACGTGGGCTACCGCCTGGCACCCCAGGCCGCGATCGAGGAGGCCGTCGAGGACGGGGTGGATGCCTACCGGCGCGCCCTGGACCTCGGCTTCGCACCGAACCGCATCGTGCTGGCCGGCGACTCGGCGGGCGGTCTGATCGCGGCCGACACCGCACTGGCCGTGCGCGATGCCGGACTACCGGTACCAGCCGGCCAGATCCTGTTGTCGGCGTTGACCTCTGCCGATATGGATCTGAAATACCAGGCACTCAAACAACATCGGGATGTGCTCTTCCCGTTCATGACGGTCAAGTTCATCTATGACGTCTTCGCGACGGTGAACGGCACCCGCCCGGTGCCGATCATGCCCGCCGAGGCCAACGCCAAGGGCCTGGGCCCGTTCCTGTTGCAGATCGGCACCAACGAGATGCTGCGCAACGACACCTTCGTGCTGGCCGATCAGCTCAAGGCCGCCGGGGTGCCTGTCTGGGTTCAGGTGTGGGACAAGGCGATGCACATGTTCCAGCTGACCTTCGACGTCAACCCCGACGCCCGCCGGGCCATCGACGAGATCGCCTCGTTCGTCGAACACGTCACCACCGAGGCCAGCAAGGCCGCCTGA
- the purN gene encoding phosphoribosylglycinamide formyltransferase, with protein MSQPPFRVPPSAPARLVVLASGTGSLLEALVRAAVGDYPARVVAVGTDRTCPALQIAEDAGLPSFRLRVGDHADRSAWDAALTAAVAEHEPDLVVSAGFMKILGPQFLERFHGRVVNTHPALLPAFPGAHAVADALEHGVRVSGCTVHLVDSGVDTGPILAQQAVPVRDDDTEETLHERIKTAERALLVDVLAALATRGLTWSGRKAILG; from the coding sequence GTGTCGCAGCCACCGTTCCGAGTGCCGCCCAGCGCACCGGCTCGGCTGGTGGTGCTGGCGTCGGGGACCGGTTCCCTGCTCGAGGCACTGGTGCGCGCCGCGGTCGGCGACTACCCGGCGCGCGTCGTCGCCGTCGGGACCGACCGGACCTGTCCGGCGCTGCAGATCGCCGAGGACGCCGGACTCCCGTCGTTCCGGCTGCGCGTCGGCGATCATGCCGACAGGAGCGCCTGGGATGCCGCGCTCACCGCGGCTGTCGCCGAGCACGAGCCCGATCTGGTGGTCAGTGCAGGGTTCATGAAGATCCTGGGACCGCAGTTCCTCGAGCGCTTCCACGGCCGGGTGGTCAACACCCATCCGGCGTTGCTGCCCGCGTTTCCCGGCGCCCACGCCGTCGCCGACGCCCTGGAGCACGGGGTGCGGGTGAGCGGGTGCACCGTGCACCTGGTGGACTCCGGGGTGGACACCGGGCCGATCCTGGCGCAGCAGGCGGTACCGGTACGCGACGATGACACCGAAGAGACCTTGCACGAGCGCATCAAGACCGCCGAACGGGCGTTGTTGGTGGACGTGCTGGCCGCGCTGGCGACGCGCGGCCTGACCTGGAGCGGACGAAAGGCAATCCTGGGATGA
- a CDS encoding IS30 family transposase: MRPSKSSRLRRRFWEEIRSGLIVSEAAVAVGVSLNSGLRWFADAGGVRPQLPDGQPRRRPRLSFEEREEIALGVAAKESIRCIAQRLGRAPSMISREIAVNGGCRGRTGYRSRYRFGASWRGGHDPRPRYKATVAHDRSVTRAARPKPRKLDLCTTLREVVQTRLTDEFHSPAQIAARLRLDFPDIAEMWVSHEAIYQAIYVQGKGNLRRDLHTYLRTGRAIRHPRRRPGQRRARIPGMVSISERPAEVEDRAIPGHWEGDLIIGSTASGSAIGTLVERSTRFTLLLHLPGDHTAATVQEAIVAKMGQLPALLGKSLTWDQGSELANHLAIAEATDLDIYFCDPHSPWQRGTNENTNGLLRQWFAKGTDLSVFPPDYLDYVATKLNNRPRQTLGWKTPAEALHELLCNPTD, encoded by the coding sequence GTGCGCCCGTCCAAATCGTCTCGTCTTCGTCGTCGGTTCTGGGAGGAAATCCGTAGCGGGTTGATCGTGAGTGAAGCCGCTGTGGCAGTCGGCGTGTCGCTGAACTCGGGTTTGCGGTGGTTTGCCGATGCTGGCGGGGTGAGACCTCAGTTACCCGATGGTCAACCTCGCCGGCGGCCGCGACTGTCCTTTGAAGAGCGCGAGGAAATCGCGTTAGGAGTGGCGGCCAAAGAATCAATTCGGTGTATCGCTCAACGCCTTGGCCGGGCGCCGTCGATGATCTCGCGGGAGATCGCTGTCAACGGCGGATGCCGAGGTCGTACGGGCTATCGGTCCCGATATCGCTTCGGTGCGTCATGGCGCGGTGGGCATGATCCGCGTCCCCGCTACAAGGCCACTGTCGCGCACGACCGCAGCGTCACCCGCGCCGCGCGACCGAAGCCGCGCAAGCTGGATCTGTGCACGACCCTGCGTGAGGTGGTGCAGACTCGACTCACCGACGAGTTTCACAGTCCGGCCCAGATCGCTGCCCGGTTGCGGCTGGACTTCCCTGATATTGCGGAGATGTGGGTGTCACACGAAGCGATCTACCAGGCAATATACGTCCAAGGCAAAGGCAATCTGCGGCGCGATCTGCACACCTACCTGCGGACCGGGCGTGCGATACGCCACCCGCGCAGACGACCCGGGCAGCGCCGCGCACGTATCCCTGGCATGGTCAGCATCAGTGAACGGCCTGCCGAGGTCGAGGACCGCGCCATCCCCGGGCACTGGGAGGGGGATCTGATCATCGGAAGCACCGCCTCCGGGTCGGCGATCGGCACTCTGGTGGAACGCAGCACCCGGTTCACCCTCTTGTTGCACCTGCCCGGTGATCACACCGCGGCGACCGTGCAAGAGGCGATCGTGGCCAAGATGGGCCAGTTGCCGGCGCTGCTGGGTAAATCATTGACCTGGGATCAGGGCAGCGAATTGGCCAACCATCTGGCCATCGCTGAGGCGACAGATCTCGACATCTATTTCTGCGACCCGCACTCACCATGGCAGCGCGGAACCAACGAAAACACCAACGGTCTGCTGCGCCAATGGTTTGCCAAAGGCACTGACCTATCGGTGTTTCCCCCCGACTACCTCGACTACGTCGCCACCAAACTCAACAACCGACCCCGCCAGACACTGGGCTGGAAAACACCAGCCGAAGCACTCCACGAACTACTCTGCAACCCGACCGATTAA
- a CDS encoding sigma 54-interacting transcriptional regulator, with amino-acid sequence MTSPNDLPRTLGELRASGHVERGIKDEIRANLLARLSDGEEGTAIWPGLFGFEDTVLPQVERALIAGHDFVLLGERGQGKTRLLRSLVGLLDEWTPVIEGSELHEHPYSPITPEQIRRAATSGDDLPVAWVHRSERYTEKLATPDTSVADLVGDIDPIKVAEGRSLGDPETIAYGLIPRAHRGIVAVNELPDLAERIQVSMLNVMEERDIQVRGYTLRLPLDVLVVASANPEDYTNRGRIITPLKDRFGAEIRTHYPLELDAEVAVIAQEAHLSAEVPEYLLAVVARFARALRESTAVDQRSGVSARFAIAAAETVAASARHRAAILGEQDPVARVVDLGTVIDVLRGKLEFESGEEGREQAVMEHLLRRATADTAARALGGLDVGPLVAAVEEGSPVTTGERVSAKDVLAALPELEVIDQIAERLDARTEGQRAAAVELALEGLYLAKRIDKTSDDGETVYG; translated from the coding sequence GTGACGTCACCTAACGACTTGCCCCGCACTCTCGGCGAACTGCGCGCCTCCGGCCACGTCGAGCGCGGGATCAAGGACGAGATCCGGGCCAACCTGCTGGCCCGGTTGTCCGATGGCGAAGAGGGCACCGCGATCTGGCCCGGGCTTTTCGGGTTCGAGGACACGGTGCTGCCTCAGGTCGAACGCGCCCTGATCGCCGGCCACGATTTCGTCCTGCTCGGCGAGCGCGGGCAGGGCAAGACCCGGTTGCTGCGTTCGCTGGTCGGACTGCTCGACGAATGGACCCCGGTGATCGAGGGCTCCGAGCTGCACGAGCACCCGTACTCGCCGATCACACCCGAGCAGATCCGGCGTGCCGCCACCTCCGGTGACGATCTGCCGGTCGCCTGGGTGCACCGTAGCGAGCGGTACACCGAGAAGCTGGCCACCCCCGACACCAGCGTCGCCGACCTCGTCGGCGATATCGACCCCATCAAGGTGGCCGAGGGGCGCAGTCTCGGCGATCCGGAAACCATTGCCTACGGCCTCATCCCGCGCGCACACCGCGGCATCGTCGCCGTCAACGAACTGCCCGATCTGGCCGAGCGCATCCAGGTGTCCATGCTCAACGTGATGGAGGAGCGCGACATCCAGGTACGCGGGTACACCCTGCGGCTGCCGCTGGACGTGCTGGTGGTCGCCAGCGCCAACCCCGAGGACTACACCAACCGCGGCCGGATCATCACCCCACTCAAGGACCGCTTCGGCGCCGAGATCCGCACCCATTACCCACTCGAACTCGACGCCGAGGTCGCCGTCATCGCCCAGGAGGCGCATCTGAGCGCCGAGGTCCCGGAGTATCTGCTCGCCGTGGTGGCCCGATTCGCCAGGGCGTTGCGCGAGTCCACGGCCGTCGACCAGCGCTCGGGGGTGTCGGCCCGGTTCGCCATCGCCGCGGCCGAGACCGTCGCGGCCTCGGCGCGCCACCGCGCCGCCATCCTCGGCGAGCAGGATCCGGTGGCACGCGTCGTCGACCTCGGCACCGTCATCGACGTGCTGCGCGGGAAGCTGGAGTTCGAGTCCGGTGAGGAGGGCCGCGAGCAGGCGGTGATGGAGCACCTGCTGCGCCGCGCCACAGCCGACACCGCGGCCAGGGCGCTGGGCGGGCTGGACGTGGGGCCGCTGGTCGCGGCGGTCGAAGAGGGCTCGCCGGTGACCACCGGTGAGCGGGTCAGTGCCAAGGATGTGCTCGCCGCGCTGCCGGAGCTGGAGGTCATCGACCAGATCGCCGAACGCCTCGACGCCCGCACCGAAGGGCAGCGCGCCGCCGCGGTGGAGCTGGCGCTGGAAGGCCTGTATCTGGCCAAGCGGATCGACAAGACCTCCGATGATGGTGAAACCGTCTATGGCTAA